The DNA segment TAACATATTATCCAAGGTATCTataatacaatgtattctaggtacattgttAATATCCTAACATATTTTTGACTAAATTTACTTTTAGTTTTTCTACAAACTCCAAGTTTCTTACCAAATAACTTACCTCTCGTGTTTTCTGGATCTTACTCTTACTGGTATCTTTCATTCTATCCTTCATACTGCtgattatatattgtatgacaATATAATCCCGTAGTACATTAGGACACCTAAGGTGTCTATGTGTGAAGTAAGTGGAAACACCAGTGAGACACCGTCACCCTATGCACCGCGACTCGCGTCCATGCGATGTCCCAATGTAATACGAGTCTCATAGCCTCACACTGATGCGGGATTAATTCCTCTGAATGAGGAATAGTTTAGCTGTCCGTAAAGTATTTAAGAGAGTTGACTTCTCGAGTGGGCATTAGTTCCTTATTGAGCTAATTATCCTAGAAACACCAGCTCGGACAACTTAGGGTGTCTTCCTGATATCCCAGCTTGTATTACAATACGGACGCTACTTGTGTTCTAATGTAAAACGGGACATGAGATCTTATTTCTGAAAGATTTTAATAGCTCTCTCAGCGTCTTTGATACCTAGAAACCAATCGGAATCATTAAACCAATAATTACTAGAGTCATTCTGATTCGTCCATCAGTACTGGAATAGTTCTAGAATTCGTTGCAGCCCTAAAAGCTCTGATGCTGTCAATCTAGTTGGttagtttgaagtgaatcaaaCTTTTACTAGGGTATATTTTATCAGTCAGCTAGCAGTCATGGAAAATTGACATTTGGCCAAGTGACCATGAATATAAATTCGTTTACTAGCAAAGACTGTTTACTAGCGTAAACTAATTTTTTGTCATAACTTTCTCCTGCCGCgcaaatattgatttattttttcgcTCTACGAATTAAACAGCCTGGTCGTCATGTTACAAATTGTACAACTAAATcaatagtaataatttgaaaGTTATCAACGATATGAATTTCGACGTAGGGCATGACGATTTGATTCAAGAAAAGCTAGTCGGCAGATCTTATCAAGCAATGGTTGTTTCCACACTTAGATTTTTCGCCGTCTCGACACATAGAGAAAGTTTTTAGATTggataattttcaccaacaatTTATTCTCAGCCAATCGGAGGGACATTCTAGGTGTCGTGTTGGAGAGAAATCAGTTTGtgtaaaaacaaatatttattcagaTAGGGAACGCGATTTTTCccattaaaaaatttatagCCACTCAAGGGGAACACTATACGAGCGGTATTCCTcttgaataaattttccataaaaATTCATGCATTCTGTTAAGTGTTaccaagaaaaaaaattacttgCGTTTTTTCGCTTGTATAGTGGACCTCTTAATCTACGGCTATGTTGCTCTGTAATGTAAGGTATTTGTTTTAGTGACTTTTCCAAAATTGATCAAAGCattcaagtttattttatttcataatatataaaaatgttgaatactCACTATCTCATAATCACACATAATGTCATTATTTACACAAATCAATGTTCTTCATCAATCAGAAACATAGAAACTCGTTTCAAATAGTCCTTCTGAAGAACACCAAGTTCTTTGCGAGTCGACCACCGATAGTCCATATCTTTTGAGTAAGGATTAACATTTCCTTTTAGCAGTTTAGCcttgaaaaagaaaattttagCTCCTATTGGATCATCCTCCGTTTTTCGAAGATTTTTTGGATAACTGTATTTATAGAAACCAACGGGAGCATTTCCGTAAAATAATGCTTCAATATCACTTCCACATTTCTCCTTTAAAACTCGCTCAGCCGTTGCTCGTAGTGTTTCCCCTTCTTTCCTGATTCCTTGAGGTAGAACCCATAAACGATCATTTCCTATGTTTTCTTGAAcaattaaaagtaaattgcGGTCTAGTAGCCTGTAggttgattttgtattattagcTTTGTCATCGGCGGTGATCCTTTCTTGATAAGAGAATGCCTCTAGTTCTCTCTGACATTCGTCTTCAAAATCTTGTCCGATTTGTTGAGTTATTGTGTCAATTTCAATGTTCTTATCGCCTTTCTTGAgttgttcaatttttattttgtctGTAATTAATCGAATTTCGTGATCAGATTTGCTACTCATTTCAAATTCTGTCTTCTTTAGAAATTCCACTACGCTTTTTTCTAATTCTGTAAATTCCCGTTCGAGAATGGGTTTTCTTTCTAAACTTACTGCACTCATGAGGTCCCATTTTTCTTGTCTTATTGGTTTACTATTTGTAGTTGAATATTTGACCGTTGCAAAACGTCCACAAACAAACGCACTTTTTTGTAAACTACTTCCGAATCTGTAATACAAATTTGATAAAAACGTTggattcatttttaaaatacaaGTAAACAAGTCTATCATACCTCATACGAACAATGAGGTTAGGTATGTTTGCTAaccttattcttattcttgatTCATCAGCTGTTTATAATTTTACGAAGCAATGACACCAACATTaccaaattatttcaataattattcttagtaatattttattttcagttcaAGCTATTTAGaactagaaaaataattatccattatttttgtcgacgaaaaataattattgttataattttcTTGAACATATCAAGATCTCTCAAATAAATATCTGAGTCACTTGACTAGTTTATCCTATACGAGTTTATACAGGTTTCAAAAGTCGAAATTGCTCGAATTCAGATTAGCAGTTTTTGCAATTGTTCGATTAGAGTGTGAATATTACATTTTGTGGAATTGCTTcttttatacagagtgtttacgaactccctaaAATATTTTagcaatactctagggcattgttcctgagTAAAAATCATATCCatatatcattttattcaaagtgtccggaagtcttcagttacacagcggccatttagcttttttcacttattattttttctaaataatggttaaaaATACAGTACGAAATCGAAACTTTTGTCATTtttaacaactagacaaagctacaaaaaatattatttttgaaattcataaacAAAATGGCgaccatttaaaattttgtttcttgaataactcagaaaccgtttgttttacaaaaactttataAGAATAACTCTGAGTgttatgtaacgttattttttattgtttgaaatgacctaaaaACGCTTACTAATTACATgcaatgcaaatagagattgttgcatcattgatGCAACTCtatcagcatgccttggtttgcactgcaacaaactttcagtggtcacctatcactaaggGTGTAATATCTTAGTTAATATTGTTCCAATCTTAAAAAATCTGGaaccaatcgataggcaattaaatttactaaaaaagttattcttgtattttttttgtaaaaccaacggtttctgagttaattgagaatttttttttaaattaatttttttgtagtttTGTCTAGTTGTAATAAATGATTGTATGAAGTTccaatttcgtatgttcaaccattatttagaaaaaagaataagtgaaaaaaggaaaatggccgctgtgtgagtaactggagacttccggacaattttaaatttatatatatgtttttttacccaggaacaatgccctataatgaggtccatgttataatggtagtgtttgtttagcaatggtatttgctatcctgtctatcattcaacaaggcGGATAGCGTTATATCTTTCtagctttgctttgttgccagataattttttaaaaatgtagaattaacaacaattaacaaaatattccatcttaattttatgaaaattcattataaaattattgaaaaatataatgtcttGCTCATTAAAATGAATTGAACGCCTCCTGCCGTAGAACATGGATGTAAAGCGTTCAACCAGAAATCATTGTGAAGCTTTAGAGATtttctacaacactgtgccaataatatCAGTGTTTGTTCACTGTAAAGACATTCACTGGATGAGAGTGAAATTTTGTCCCGAAAAATTAGATTTtaagagtttgaagttatatttATCATAGTATAAGCTGTTGGAATGAATGTTAGACTTATTAGAATACTTATGTTAAATTTCATTAGTGATATAAGTGTTGCAATGTAACTCACTCTTCATCTCTAGctccatcatcattatcatccagCTCATACTAGACTTAGAATACTTATGTTAAATAAGTTGTctggaataaattgaaatcgataaatctttcaaatagggtacctagtatgattattttggagccCCCAGAAGGCTGAATTGATCCAAATTCGTCAAAATTAATAGAACTACAGACGATTCCatgaaaatcgacatatttttgccgccatcttgttttttcataatgacaaacatttttgagactGCCATAATGGAtattctctttctacacatcTTTACAAATACAAGGAAATTGATACTAtttccaagtctgtaccttcaaggagccatgagttacacggttttctaataattgttAGGCTTGGCATATGGTGGAAAAAGTTTGTTTTCcactgcaaacagtacttttcactcttttTCCGAATACCctccagccgtaaaatatgTACTTACAGCCTTCAatcagatgtcattttgaagctttggaaatattctacaaaactGTGGCAATAATACTAGTGtatgtctactgcgaatacatataaaggatggaaagtgaaatattgtccccgaaaagtgtatgtcaagtttttgaagttaaaTTAATCACGAAAAAAGTAGTCCAAATGAGACGATTCTATCAAATATTATAGATTGGTTAATTCTAAAtctaaacactttggtggtaaaatcaattcgatatctctcacaataactgaatagcaagagatataaaaattttctgtcaataatgatcgccatcttgtatttttaaatgatgtcgaatattttcgttgtctccatcatcaatattcatattcagCTTGTATCGAAGAGATTGAGGCTGtctgcaagtctctatcttgaagtagtaattagaaatcgattttatagttctagcttgttacctcatgcctATGGAAAAACACACCAGGAATCATGTAGGGTTTTCTTTGAAGGGCGCTGGAAAACACATTATTTGTTGACGTACAGCAGatgaagatatatcgttttAAAGCTAAAGAAACgatctaaatttcatagattcaaaatttatctgtatttcttgcacaaaaaagttataatgagaagaaatttgaaaaaaatagaaaaaacggTTTTTGAGCTTTGAATGTTATAACTGAttaaatatgcgttttagagggaaattttatagaaaaaaaattgtagagaaagatcttaaaaatattttcgttcaaaaaacggttgaatatcttgaacggtttttgaaatacaagcgatatagcaaaatcCTAAACATTTTGGCGGTCATAttgttttcgaggtgtttgtctgtgatttcgacttatcatcacgatccttattatgctagacctaacgaagaaattgaggcatcttccacggctgttactcaaaaatgaccacggagtgccttattcatgacatttgtgcctggactataataagagagagtagggttgtgtttgttcacaTCGAAACATGTCaatttgtggattgcataccagaaaaacgggaatgatttagatctccacaTTTTGCAcaaagattctaaaaatatctcgtgcacctcgaagcccaaattttaattttccttctagatttttcagaatcaatgttcaaatgttcaaatttcattcatgcgACATGATGTTTCATATGAAATAGTCTACATTGTTGTAAAATGTGTTTGTTTATAAGGAGGCTGTAACGTTATTACAAGACATCCAACTTTGAGCAGAGCCGTGGTGTAGTGGTAGAATATTCAGCTTCGGAGCAAAGGTTCCTCGGATGGAATATCgaatcttccatttttattttgttcttaattttttccctcaaaacgtattatcataaattattttctgaagaaagtttatttgttaatcacgattgaacttggatttcattcaattatttaatgtaaaatttgcaaccagtacaaatgaaatggacatggATTTCATGCTTTATTATTggaattaataagaaaaacatgaatagatcacattAAAGATggcaataatttatattgttcagTTATAATCTTCTATTGGACACAAATTCGGAGTGAAACTAATATTGTAcgtattttgttttgaattggtGAAACAAAAGGCTGCCCGATTCAAATTCAAGAGAATCTAATCGAtattaaatttgattgatttaaaaaattgaatatgataCTGTTGAGactttcaagtattatgtcttcttcaattagctataatataataatggaaagaattggcttatacacgcaCGGGATATGGAAATACATGAATAACGCAACATCACGTCTGAAccactgaactgattaacttaaaaatttgcatatatattcttaatctaccaaggatggttataggactattttagattcttcaagatttcagtagttCATGTGTTtagtttttcaagtttctaattagacccttgcggagcacgggttacctgctagtctatataataagagagagtagggttgtgtttgttcatgtgtttgtttgtttgtgtgttcgtttgtttgcatcaaaacatgtcaacttgtggattgcataccggaaaaacgggaatgatttaggtcgccaaattttgcacttagattataaaaatatcaatctcgtgcacatggaagcccaaatttcaattttcctctctagatttttcagaattaatgttcaaatttcattaa comes from the Nilaparvata lugens isolate BPH chromosome 1, ASM1435652v1, whole genome shotgun sequence genome and includes:
- the LOC111052001 gene encoding 39S ribosomal protein L46, mitochondrial, which codes for MIDLFTCILKMNPTFLSNLYYRFGSSLQKSAFVCGRFATVKYSTTNSKPIRQEKWDLMSAVSLERKPILEREFTELEKSVVEFLKKTEFEMSSKSDHEIRLITDKIKIEQLKKGDKNIEIDTITQQIGQDFEDECQRELEAFSYQERITADDKANNTKSTYRLLDRNLLLIVQENIGNDRLWVLPQGIRKEGETLRATAERVLKEKCGSDIEALFYGNAPVGFYKYSYPKNLRKTEDDPIGAKIFFFKAKLLKGNVNPYSKDMDYRWSTRKELGVLQKDYLKRVSMFLIDEEH